One stretch of Myxocyprinus asiaticus isolate MX2 ecotype Aquarium Trade chromosome 23, UBuf_Myxa_2, whole genome shotgun sequence DNA includes these proteins:
- the LOC127413703 gene encoding prosaposin-like isoform X1 gives MFLTLLFISTAVATPLLGTEQCARGTPYWCQNVKTASLCGAVQHCQQNVWNKPQMKSVPCDLCKEVIVVVEQLLKDNGTEIEILGYMEKACQLIPDEGLAGQCQEVVDNYFPVLMGIIKGELNDPGVVCGALGLCVSQQAALAKAQLMSNEIPQVDLTQRVNPFLLNIPQLLYPKENAKEETPKQMSGDVCQDCVTFITDTQDQARTNASFVNTLLAQVENQCEHLGSGMSDTCKQYISQYGPLVIQQLMSMQPKDLCFRAGFCPTGPKTVRMQELVPAKSIPAVKMFPATKLETPIIDKPVKKMMRVRNSPQCAICEYVIKEVEAMLEGQTSEQEIVQVVEKVCNILPSTLTAQCKDLIEAYGQAIIELLVQEADPKTICTFLGLCTETSRTFIPEMEKAKFQNGGFCDVCKMAVRYVDGILEQNATQADIEDAVRKVCKFLPDAVRDECDQLIQQYEPLLVQLLLQALDPDFVCMKLGACPEAVQRLLGLEQCSWGPAYWCKNVETAARCNALDHCRRHVWS, from the exons ATGTTTCTCACGCTTCTGTTTATCTCCACTG cGGTGGCAACTCCCCTGCTGGGTACGGAGCAGTGTGCCCGCGGAACCCCCTACTGGTGCCAGAACGTCAAGACTGCTTCACTTTGCGGGGCGGTTCAACACTGCCAACAGAATGTATGGAACAAGCCTCAGATG AAATCTGTGCCGTGTGATCTGTGCAAAGAGGTGATTGTGGTGGTGGAGCAGCTATTGAAGGACAATGGCACAGAG ATTGAAATCCTTGGATACATGGAGAAGGCATGTCAGCTGATCCCTGATGAGGGCCTAGCCGGACAGTGCCAGGAGGTTGTGGACAACTACTTTCCCGTTCTCATGGGCATCATCAAAGGAGAGCTG AATGACCCTGGTGTGGTGTGCGGTGCACTGGGCCTGTGTGTGTCCCAGCAGGCAGCTCTGGCCAAAGCTCAGCTCATGTCTAATGAGATCCCTCAAGTGGACCTGACACAGCGTGTCAACCCCTTCCTGCTTAACATCCCTCAGCTGCTCTACCCCAAAGAGAACGCCAAGGAGGAGACCCCCAAACAG ATGAGTGGAGACGTGTGTCAGGACTGCGTTACATTCATTACTGACACTCAGGATCAGGCCAGAACCAACGCATCATTTGTCAACACTCTTCTGGCGCAGGTGGAGAACCAGTGCGAGCACCTGGGATCTGGCATGTCTGATACA TGTAAGCAATACATCAGCCAGTACGGTCCCCTAGTCATTCAACAGCTAATGTCTATG CAACCCAAGGACCTCTGCTTTCGTGCTGGTTTCTGCCCTACTGGACCCAAGACCGTGCGCATGCAGGAGTTGGTGCCTGCCAAATCCATCCCTGCTGTCAAGATGTTCCCCGCAACTAAACTTGAAACGCCTATCATTGACAAGCCTGTTAAG AAGATGATGCGTGTGCGTAACTCGCCGCAGTGTGCCATTTGTGAGTATGTGATAAAGGAGGTTGAAGCAATGCTCGAGGGTCAAACATCTGAG CAAGAGATTGTGCAGGTTGTGGAGAAGGTCTGCAACATTTTGCCCTCCACACTCACAGCTCAGTGCAAGGACCTGATTGAGGCCTATGGACAGGCCATCATTGAGCTGCTCGTGCAGGAGGCCGACCCCAAAACCATCTGCACATTCCTCGGGCTCTGCACGGAGACGAGCCGCACCTTTATCC CTGAAATGGAGAAAGCCAAGTTTCAGAATGGCGGTTTCTGTGACGTGTGTAAGATGGCTGTGCGTTATGTGGATGGGATCCTGGAGCAGAACGCCACTCAGGCAGATATTGAGGATGCCGTGAGGAAGGTCTGCAAATTCCTGCCTGATGCAGTCAGAGATGAG TGTGATCAGCTCATCCAGCAGTACGAACCTCTGCTGGTACAGCTGCTGCTCCAGGCACTCGACCCTGACTTCGTCTGCATG AAGCTGGGAGCATGTCCTGAGGCAGTGCAGAGGCTGCTGGGACTGGAGCAGTGCAGCTGGGGTCCTGCATACTGGTGTAAGAATGTGGAGACTGCTGCACGCTGTAAT GCTTTGGACCACTGCAGACGCCACGTGTGGAGTTAA
- the LOC127413703 gene encoding prosaposin-like isoform X2, whose translation MFLTLLFISTAVATPLLGTEQCARGTPYWCQNVKTASLCGAVQHCQQNVWNKPQMKSVPCDLCKEVIVVVEQLLKDNGTEIEILGYMEKACQLIPDEGLAGQCQEVVDNYFPVLMGIIKGELNDPGVVCGALGLCVSQQAALAKAQLMSNEIPQVDLTQRVNPFLLNIPQLLYPKENAKEETPKQMSGDVCQDCVTFITDTQDQARTNASFVNTLLAQVENQCEHLGSGMSDTCKQYISQYGPLVIQQLMSMQPKDLCFRAGFCPTGPKTVRMQELVPAKSIPAVKMFPATKLETPIIDKPVKMMRVRNSPQCAICEYVIKEVEAMLEGQTSEQEIVQVVEKVCNILPSTLTAQCKDLIEAYGQAIIELLVQEADPKTICTFLGLCTETSRTFIPEMEKAKFQNGGFCDVCKMAVRYVDGILEQNATQADIEDAVRKVCKFLPDAVRDECDQLIQQYEPLLVQLLLQALDPDFVCMKLGACPEAVQRLLGLEQCSWGPAYWCKNVETAARCNALDHCRRHVWS comes from the exons ATGTTTCTCACGCTTCTGTTTATCTCCACTG cGGTGGCAACTCCCCTGCTGGGTACGGAGCAGTGTGCCCGCGGAACCCCCTACTGGTGCCAGAACGTCAAGACTGCTTCACTTTGCGGGGCGGTTCAACACTGCCAACAGAATGTATGGAACAAGCCTCAGATG AAATCTGTGCCGTGTGATCTGTGCAAAGAGGTGATTGTGGTGGTGGAGCAGCTATTGAAGGACAATGGCACAGAG ATTGAAATCCTTGGATACATGGAGAAGGCATGTCAGCTGATCCCTGATGAGGGCCTAGCCGGACAGTGCCAGGAGGTTGTGGACAACTACTTTCCCGTTCTCATGGGCATCATCAAAGGAGAGCTG AATGACCCTGGTGTGGTGTGCGGTGCACTGGGCCTGTGTGTGTCCCAGCAGGCAGCTCTGGCCAAAGCTCAGCTCATGTCTAATGAGATCCCTCAAGTGGACCTGACACAGCGTGTCAACCCCTTCCTGCTTAACATCCCTCAGCTGCTCTACCCCAAAGAGAACGCCAAGGAGGAGACCCCCAAACAG ATGAGTGGAGACGTGTGTCAGGACTGCGTTACATTCATTACTGACACTCAGGATCAGGCCAGAACCAACGCATCATTTGTCAACACTCTTCTGGCGCAGGTGGAGAACCAGTGCGAGCACCTGGGATCTGGCATGTCTGATACA TGTAAGCAATACATCAGCCAGTACGGTCCCCTAGTCATTCAACAGCTAATGTCTATG CAACCCAAGGACCTCTGCTTTCGTGCTGGTTTCTGCCCTACTGGACCCAAGACCGTGCGCATGCAGGAGTTGGTGCCTGCCAAATCCATCCCTGCTGTCAAGATGTTCCCCGCAACTAAACTTGAAACGCCTATCATTGACAAGCCTGTTAAG ATGATGCGTGTGCGTAACTCGCCGCAGTGTGCCATTTGTGAGTATGTGATAAAGGAGGTTGAAGCAATGCTCGAGGGTCAAACATCTGAG CAAGAGATTGTGCAGGTTGTGGAGAAGGTCTGCAACATTTTGCCCTCCACACTCACAGCTCAGTGCAAGGACCTGATTGAGGCCTATGGACAGGCCATCATTGAGCTGCTCGTGCAGGAGGCCGACCCCAAAACCATCTGCACATTCCTCGGGCTCTGCACGGAGACGAGCCGCACCTTTATCC CTGAAATGGAGAAAGCCAAGTTTCAGAATGGCGGTTTCTGTGACGTGTGTAAGATGGCTGTGCGTTATGTGGATGGGATCCTGGAGCAGAACGCCACTCAGGCAGATATTGAGGATGCCGTGAGGAAGGTCTGCAAATTCCTGCCTGATGCAGTCAGAGATGAG TGTGATCAGCTCATCCAGCAGTACGAACCTCTGCTGGTACAGCTGCTGCTCCAGGCACTCGACCCTGACTTCGTCTGCATG AAGCTGGGAGCATGTCCTGAGGCAGTGCAGAGGCTGCTGGGACTGGAGCAGTGCAGCTGGGGTCCTGCATACTGGTGTAAGAATGTGGAGACTGCTGCACGCTGTAAT GCTTTGGACCACTGCAGACGCCACGTGTGGAGTTAA